A region of Solanum dulcamara chromosome 7, daSolDulc1.2, whole genome shotgun sequence DNA encodes the following proteins:
- the LOC129894931 gene encoding uncharacterized protein LOC129894931, producing the protein MGSSEEKVVAVIMVGGPTKGTRFRPLSLNIPKPLFPLAGQPMVHHPISACKRIPNLVQIYLIGFYEEREFAIYVSSISNELRMPVRYLKEDKPHGSAGGLYNFRDLLMEDSPSHIFLLNCDVCCSFPLPEMLEAHRRYGGIGTILVSKVSAETASEFGELVADPITNELLHYTEKPETFVSDRINCGVYVFTPDIFDAIQGVSTQRKDRANLRRVSSFEALQPVNRSLPTDFVRLDQDILTPLSGKKQLYTYETMDFWEQIKTPGMSLKCSGLYLAQYSSTSPHLLASGDGSKTATISGDVYIHPSAKVHPTAKIGPNVSISANARIGAGARLISCIILDDVEIKENAVVIHAIVGWKSSIGRWSRVQGAGDYNTKLGITILGESVSVEDEVVVINSIVLPNKTLNVSVQEEILL; encoded by the exons ATGGGAAGTTCTGAGGAGAAAGTTGTGGCTGTGATCATGGTCGGTGGACCAACCAAAG GAACACGTTTCCGCCCTTTGTCATTGAATATCCCAAAACCACTTTTTCCATTAGCGGGACAGCCAATGGTTCATCATCCGATCTCTGCCTGTAAAAGG ATTCCAAACCTAGTGCAGATCTACCTCATTGGCTTCTATGAGGAGCGTGAATTTGCTATATATGTCTCCTCAATCTCGAATGAACTAAGAATGCCTGTGAG ATACCTGAAGGAGGACAAACCACATGGTTCAGCTGGAGGCCTTTACAACTTTAGGGATCTGCTTATGGAAGACAGTCCG TCACATATATTTTTGCTGAACTGCGACGTTTGCTGTAGTTTTCCACTGCCTGAGATGCTCG AGGCTCATAGAAGATATGGTGGAATTGGAACCATTCTTGTCAGCAAG GTGTCTGCTGAGACAGCCAGTGAATTTGGTGAACTGGTCGCTGACCCCATTACCAATGAACTGTTGCATTACACAGAGAAACCTGAAACTTTT GTGAGTGACCGCATCAACTGTGGTGTGTACGTATTTACACCAGATATCTTCGATGCTATTCAAGGAGTATCCACTCAGAGAAAAGACAGAG CTAATCTAAGGCGTGTATCCAGCTTTGAAGCTCTTCAGCCAGTAAATAG GAGTCTTCCAACAGACTTTGTACGGTTGGATCAAGATATTTTGACACCTCTTTCAGGGAAGAAGCAGCTATATACCTATGAAACCATGGATTTCTGGGAGCAAATTAAAACACCAGG AATGTCTTTGAAGTGCTCCGGTCTCTACCTGGCTCAATATAGTTCCACCTCACCCCATCTTTTGGCAAGTGGAGATGGCTCAAAGACTGCAACCATAAGCGGTGATGTTTATATCCATCCATCTGctaaagttcatccaactgCAAAG ATTGGTCCAAATGTTTCAATTTCTGCTAATGCTCGTATTGGAGCTGGTGCCAGGCTCATCAGTTGTATTATCCTTGATGATGTTGAAATCAAG GAAAATGCGGTTGTTATTCATGCAATTGTTGGCTGGAAGTCTTCAATTGGCAGATGGTCAAGAGTCCAG GGTGCAGGAGACTACAACACAAAGCTCGGGATCACAATTCTTG GTGAATCTGTGTCTGTCGAGGATGAAGTAGTGGTAATCAACAGCATTGTGCTGCCAAACAAGACTCTTAATGTGAGTGTCCAAGAAGAGATCCTACTTTAA
- the LOC129895678 gene encoding pyridoxine/pyridoxamine 5'-phosphate oxidase 1, chloroplastic-like isoform X3, which translates to MLPLLRKCKRMSCLVTPILLPSSAAVSVRNFKPTHSSHHLLLPSLLGLRRKIEFWGSVRGMATKMDSIQQNPDSISYLNQKEAAEIDEILMGPLGFSVDQLMELAGLSVAAAIAEVYKPNEYSRVLTICGPGNNGGDGLVAARHLYHFGYKPFICYPKRTAKPLYNGLVTQLESLSVPFLSLEDLPKDLSDSFDILVDAMFGFSFHGSPRPPFDDLIQRLVALKINEDTHQKPPAIISIDIPSGWHVEEGDLSGEGIKPDMLVSLTAPKLCAKRFSGSHHFLGGRFVPPSIRRKFNLQLPAYPGTAMCVRIGKPPKIDISSLRENYISPALLEEEVVADPFDQFQKWFDDAMVAGLKEPNAMALSTTGKDGKPSSRIVLLKGFDKDGFVWYTNYKGRKGQQIAENPHAALLFYWDDLNRQVRIEGPVQKVSDEESEQYFHSRPRGSQIGAIVSQQSTIIPGREVLLDEYKQLEAKYSDG; encoded by the exons ATGCTTCCGTTGTTGCGCAAATGCAAAAGAATGTCATGTCTGGTCACCCCAATATTACTTCCTTCTTCAGCTGCTGTTTCCGTCCGTAATTTCAAGCCTACTCACTCTTcacatcatcttcttcttccg AGCTTGTTGGGTTTAAGACGCAAGATTGAATTTTGGGGTTCGGTGAGAGGAATGGCAACGAAAATGGATAGCATTCAGCAAAACCCAGACTCCATTTCGTATCTAAACCAGAAAGAAGCTGCCGAAATTGATGAGATACTGATGGGCCCTCTTGGTTTCAGTGTTGATCAACTTATG GAACTGGCTGGCTTGAGTGTTGCCGCTGCAATCGCAGAG GTCTACAAACCAAATGAGTACAGTCGCGTGCTTACTATTTGCGGTCCTGGAAATAATGGCGGTGATGGTCTTGTAGCCGCCCGTCATCTATATCACTTTGGCTATAAACCATTCATATGTTACCCTAAGCGTACTGCTAAGCCTCTTTATAATGGCTTGGTAACTCAG CTCGAGTCGCTGTCAGTTCCTTTCTTGTCATTGGAAGATTTGCCAAAGGACTTGTCTGACAGCTTTGATATTCTTGTGGATGCAATGTTCGGATTCTCGTTCCATG GTAGCCCAAGGCCACCTTTTGATGACTTAATTCAGAGACTGGTGGCACTAAAGATTAATGAAGATACGCATCAGAAACCACCTGCCATCATCTCTATAGATATTCCATCTGGATGGCATGTGGAAGAAGGGGATCTAAGTGGTGAAGGTATTAAACCTGACATGCTG GTTTCTCTAACTGCCCCTAAATTGTGTGCCAAAAGGTTTTCTGGCTCGCACCACTTTTTAGGTGGCAGATTTGTTCCACCATCCATCAGAAGAAAATTTAACCTCCAATTACCAGCATATCCTGGCACTGCTATGTGCGTCCGTATTGGAAAGCCCCCAAAAATTGACATATCATCTCTGAGGGAGAACTATATATCTCCTGCGTTGCTTGAGGAAGAGGTTGTCGCTGACCCTTTTGATCAG TTCCAAAAATGGTTTGATGATGCAATGGTGGCAGGCTTGAAGGAACCAAATGCCATGGCCTTGTCAACAACTGGCAAAGATGGCAAGCC TTCATCAAGGATTGTATTGCTGAAAGGGTTTGACAAGGATGGTTTTGTCTG GTACACCAATTATAAAGGAAGAAAGGGTCAACAAATAGCTGAAAATCCTCATGCTGCACTCCTCTTTTACTGGGATGATTTGAATCGCCAG GTAAGAATCGAAGGGCCTGTGCAAAAAGTTTCTGATGAGGAATCTGAGCAATATTTTCACAGTCGTCCTCGAGGAAGTCAGATTGGTGCTATAGTTAGCCAACAG AGCACAATTATTCCAGGAAGGGAAGTCCTCCTGGACGAATACAAacagttggaggccaaatactCTGATGG ataa
- the LOC129895678 gene encoding pyridoxine/pyridoxamine 5'-phosphate oxidase 1, chloroplastic-like isoform X2, translating into MLPLLRKCKRMSCLVTPILLPSSAAVSVRNFKPTHSSHHLLLPSLLGLRRKIEFWGSVRGMATKMDSIQQNPDSISYLNQKEAAEIDEILMGPLGFSVDQLMELAGLSVAAAIAEVYKPNEYSRVLTICGPGNNGGDGLVAARHLYHFGYKPFICYPKRTAKPLYNGLVTQLESLSVPFLSLEDLPKDLSDSFDILVDAMFGFSFHGSPRPPFDDLIQRLVALKINEDTHQKPPAIISIDIPSGWHVEEGDLSGEGIKPDMLVSLTAPKLCAKRFSGSHHFLGGRFVPPSIRRKFNLQLPAYPGTAMCVRIGKPPKIDISSLRENYISPALLEEEVVADPFDQFQKWFDDAMVAGLKEPNAMALSTTGKDGKPSSRIVLLKGFDKDGFVWYTNYKGRKGQQIAENPHAALLFYWDDLNRQVRIEGPVQKVSDEESEQYFHSRPRGSQIGAIVSQQSTIIPGREVLLDEYKQLEAKYSDGLRYIPETADAKTVWRIERVAP; encoded by the exons ATGCTTCCGTTGTTGCGCAAATGCAAAAGAATGTCATGTCTGGTCACCCCAATATTACTTCCTTCTTCAGCTGCTGTTTCCGTCCGTAATTTCAAGCCTACTCACTCTTcacatcatcttcttcttccg AGCTTGTTGGGTTTAAGACGCAAGATTGAATTTTGGGGTTCGGTGAGAGGAATGGCAACGAAAATGGATAGCATTCAGCAAAACCCAGACTCCATTTCGTATCTAAACCAGAAAGAAGCTGCCGAAATTGATGAGATACTGATGGGCCCTCTTGGTTTCAGTGTTGATCAACTTATG GAACTGGCTGGCTTGAGTGTTGCCGCTGCAATCGCAGAG GTCTACAAACCAAATGAGTACAGTCGCGTGCTTACTATTTGCGGTCCTGGAAATAATGGCGGTGATGGTCTTGTAGCCGCCCGTCATCTATATCACTTTGGCTATAAACCATTCATATGTTACCCTAAGCGTACTGCTAAGCCTCTTTATAATGGCTTGGTAACTCAG CTCGAGTCGCTGTCAGTTCCTTTCTTGTCATTGGAAGATTTGCCAAAGGACTTGTCTGACAGCTTTGATATTCTTGTGGATGCAATGTTCGGATTCTCGTTCCATG GTAGCCCAAGGCCACCTTTTGATGACTTAATTCAGAGACTGGTGGCACTAAAGATTAATGAAGATACGCATCAGAAACCACCTGCCATCATCTCTATAGATATTCCATCTGGATGGCATGTGGAAGAAGGGGATCTAAGTGGTGAAGGTATTAAACCTGACATGCTG GTTTCTCTAACTGCCCCTAAATTGTGTGCCAAAAGGTTTTCTGGCTCGCACCACTTTTTAGGTGGCAGATTTGTTCCACCATCCATCAGAAGAAAATTTAACCTCCAATTACCAGCATATCCTGGCACTGCTATGTGCGTCCGTATTGGAAAGCCCCCAAAAATTGACATATCATCTCTGAGGGAGAACTATATATCTCCTGCGTTGCTTGAGGAAGAGGTTGTCGCTGACCCTTTTGATCAG TTCCAAAAATGGTTTGATGATGCAATGGTGGCAGGCTTGAAGGAACCAAATGCCATGGCCTTGTCAACAACTGGCAAAGATGGCAAGCC TTCATCAAGGATTGTATTGCTGAAAGGGTTTGACAAGGATGGTTTTGTCTG GTACACCAATTATAAAGGAAGAAAGGGTCAACAAATAGCTGAAAATCCTCATGCTGCACTCCTCTTTTACTGGGATGATTTGAATCGCCAG GTAAGAATCGAAGGGCCTGTGCAAAAAGTTTCTGATGAGGAATCTGAGCAATATTTTCACAGTCGTCCTCGAGGAAGTCAGATTGGTGCTATAGTTAGCCAACAG AGCACAATTATTCCAGGAAGGGAAGTCCTCCTGGACGAATACAAacagttggaggccaaatactCTGATGG GTTGCGTTATATCCCGGAAACAGCTGATGCAAAGACAGTGTGGAGGATTGAGCGAGTGGCTCCATGA
- the LOC129895678 gene encoding pyridoxine/pyridoxamine 5'-phosphate oxidase 1, chloroplastic-like isoform X1: MLPLLRKCKRMSCLVTPILLPSSAAVSVRNFKPTHSSHHLLLPSLLGLRRKIEFWGSVRGMATKMDSIQQNPDSISYLNQKEAAEIDEILMGPLGFSVDQLMELAGLSVAAAIAEVYKPNEYSRVLTICGPGNNGGDGLVAARHLYHFGYKPFICYPKRTAKPLYNGLVTQLESLSVPFLSLEDLPKDLSDSFDILVDAMFGFSFHGSPRPPFDDLIQRLVALKINEDTHQKPPAIISIDIPSGWHVEEGDLSGEGIKPDMLVSLTAPKLCAKRFSGSHHFLGGRFVPPSIRRKFNLQLPAYPGTAMCVRIGKPPKIDISSLRENYISPALLEEEVVADPFDQFQKWFDDAMVAGLKEPNAMALSTTGKDGKPSSRIVLLKGFDKDGFVWYTNYKGRKGQQIAENPHAALLFYWDDLNRQVRIEGPVQKVSDEESEQYFHSRPRGSQIGAIVSQQSTIIPGREVLLDEYKQLEAKYSDGSVIPKPKHWGGYRLKPEMFEFWQGQKSRLHDRLRYIPETADAKTVWRIERVAP, from the exons ATGCTTCCGTTGTTGCGCAAATGCAAAAGAATGTCATGTCTGGTCACCCCAATATTACTTCCTTCTTCAGCTGCTGTTTCCGTCCGTAATTTCAAGCCTACTCACTCTTcacatcatcttcttcttccg AGCTTGTTGGGTTTAAGACGCAAGATTGAATTTTGGGGTTCGGTGAGAGGAATGGCAACGAAAATGGATAGCATTCAGCAAAACCCAGACTCCATTTCGTATCTAAACCAGAAAGAAGCTGCCGAAATTGATGAGATACTGATGGGCCCTCTTGGTTTCAGTGTTGATCAACTTATG GAACTGGCTGGCTTGAGTGTTGCCGCTGCAATCGCAGAG GTCTACAAACCAAATGAGTACAGTCGCGTGCTTACTATTTGCGGTCCTGGAAATAATGGCGGTGATGGTCTTGTAGCCGCCCGTCATCTATATCACTTTGGCTATAAACCATTCATATGTTACCCTAAGCGTACTGCTAAGCCTCTTTATAATGGCTTGGTAACTCAG CTCGAGTCGCTGTCAGTTCCTTTCTTGTCATTGGAAGATTTGCCAAAGGACTTGTCTGACAGCTTTGATATTCTTGTGGATGCAATGTTCGGATTCTCGTTCCATG GTAGCCCAAGGCCACCTTTTGATGACTTAATTCAGAGACTGGTGGCACTAAAGATTAATGAAGATACGCATCAGAAACCACCTGCCATCATCTCTATAGATATTCCATCTGGATGGCATGTGGAAGAAGGGGATCTAAGTGGTGAAGGTATTAAACCTGACATGCTG GTTTCTCTAACTGCCCCTAAATTGTGTGCCAAAAGGTTTTCTGGCTCGCACCACTTTTTAGGTGGCAGATTTGTTCCACCATCCATCAGAAGAAAATTTAACCTCCAATTACCAGCATATCCTGGCACTGCTATGTGCGTCCGTATTGGAAAGCCCCCAAAAATTGACATATCATCTCTGAGGGAGAACTATATATCTCCTGCGTTGCTTGAGGAAGAGGTTGTCGCTGACCCTTTTGATCAG TTCCAAAAATGGTTTGATGATGCAATGGTGGCAGGCTTGAAGGAACCAAATGCCATGGCCTTGTCAACAACTGGCAAAGATGGCAAGCC TTCATCAAGGATTGTATTGCTGAAAGGGTTTGACAAGGATGGTTTTGTCTG GTACACCAATTATAAAGGAAGAAAGGGTCAACAAATAGCTGAAAATCCTCATGCTGCACTCCTCTTTTACTGGGATGATTTGAATCGCCAG GTAAGAATCGAAGGGCCTGTGCAAAAAGTTTCTGATGAGGAATCTGAGCAATATTTTCACAGTCGTCCTCGAGGAAGTCAGATTGGTGCTATAGTTAGCCAACAG AGCACAATTATTCCAGGAAGGGAAGTCCTCCTGGACGAATACAAacagttggaggccaaatactCTGATGG AAGTGTGATTCCCAAACCAAAGCACTGGGGAGGCTACCGGCTTAAACCTGAAATGTTTGAATTTTGGCAAGGACAGAAATCTCGCTTGCATGACAG GTTGCGTTATATCCCGGAAACAGCTGATGCAAAGACAGTGTGGAGGATTGAGCGAGTGGCTCCATGA
- the LOC129895093 gene encoding E2F transcription factor-like E2FE, with amino-acid sequence MALASDPSKESRSTYCRKQKSLGLLCSNFLSLYNREGVETIGLDDAAQRLGVERRRIYDIVNVLESIGVLARKAKNRYSWKGFGAIPRTLEQLKEEGLKENGSGFDGSSSAKGSDDDEDDRDSNLIASSQTDKLSSNSGVNSAAPLKSENRREKSLGLLTQNFVKLFLCTNVDMICLDEAAKILLGDGRPPAMTRTKVRRLYDIANVLSSMKFIEKTHHPETRKPAFRWLGQRERSEDKSVDALCANESKKRVFGTELTNTTIKRSRVTLPMDGISDELTRKQLLTEVKCEHLENDFHIPKQEPGLTTSKKSYHFGPFAPPTVPQVEVSETDRMKRVHDWESLASSYRPQYHNQALKDLFAHYVEAWKSWYLEVAGKNPIQLIS; translated from the exons aTGGCGTTAGCTTCAGATCCTTCGAAAGAATCTAGATCTACTTATTGTCGAAAACAGAAATCTCTCGGTCTTTTATGTTCTAA TTTCTTGAGCTTGTACAATCGGGAAGGTGTGGAAACTATTGGGCTTGATGATGCTGCTCAGAGATTGG GGGTTGAAAGACGGCGGATCTATGATATTGTGAATGTACTGGAAAGCATTGGT GTTCTTGCAAGGAAGGCTAAGAATAGGTATTCATGGAAAGGGTTTGGAGCAATTCCGAGGACTTTGGAACAGTTGAAG GAAGAGGGTTTAAAGGAGAATGGCAGTGGATTTGATGGATCTAGCTCTGCCAAG GGTTCAGATGATGATGAGGATGATAGAGATTCCAACCTAATCGCTTCGAGCCAGACTGATAAACTAAGCTCCAACTCTGGTGTCAACTCTGCAGCGCCACTTAAATCTG AAAATAGGAGAGAAAAATCATTGGGACTACTTACACAGAATTTTGTCAAGCTCTTCCTCTGCACCAAT GTTGACATGATTTGCCTTGATGAGGCAGCAAAGATATTGTTAGGAGATGGGAGGCCTCCTGCGATGACAAGAA CTAAAGTTAGGAGGCTGTAtgatattgcaaatgttttgtCTTCAATGAAATTTATTGAGAAG ACCCATCACCCAGAGACGAGGAAACCTGCATTTAGATGGTTGGGGCAGAGAGAAAGATCAGAAGATAAATCAGTTGATGCTCTTTGTGCTAACGAGTCCAAGAAAAGGGTATTTGGGACTGAGCTTACTAACACAACCATCAAGAGGAGCAGAGTTACTCTACCTATGGATGGCATATCAGATGAACTAACTAGGAAACAATTGCTAACTGAAGTGAAATGTGAGCACCTGGAGAATGATTTTCACATTCCTAAACAGGAGCCTGGTTTAACAACAAGCAAAAAAAGTTACCACTTTGGTCCATTTGCTCCTCCAACCGTACCTCAAGTTGAAGTTTCTGAGACTGACAGAATGAAACGGGTTCATGACTGGGAAAGTCTAGCCTCCAGTTACCGTCCTCAATATCATAACCAAG CACTGAAAGATCTCTTTGCACATTATGTGGAAGCATGGAAATCATGGTACTTGGAAGTTGCTGGGAAGAACCCAATTCAGCTGATCTCCTGA
- the LOC129896176 gene encoding pentatricopeptide repeat-containing protein At1g74900, mitochondrial, which produces MLNQHRTLISPLSPISLYFRHFAALPPPLPLLQKPPDPAAISNLILQSSPESLSDTLQTLTQWTPDLVQAVLKHLWNHGPKALQFFNLLDHHRSYTHSATAFDHAIDIAARMRDYKTLWKLVTRMQSRRLGPNPKTFAIITERYVSAGKADKAVNVFLSMHKHGCPQDLNSFNAFLDVLCKSKRAEMALKLFKMFRSRFKADTISYNTLANGFCLIKRTPKAQEILKEMVERGLNPTITTYNIMLNGFFRAGQIKEAWEFFLQMKKRKCDIDVVTYTTLVHGFGVAGEVEKAQKLFNEMVGAGILPSVATYNALIQVMCKKDSVENAILVFNEMLRKGYLPNVTTYNAIIRGLCHVSKMDNAMEYMDKMKEDGCEPNVQTYNVVIRYYCDEGEIEKSLRVFERMSNGDCLPNLDTYNILISAMFVRKKSDDLLVAGKLLTEMVDRGFLPRKFTFNRVLNGLLLTGNQDFAKEILRLVSKCVRVPCHFKL; this is translated from the coding sequence ATGTTGAATCAGCACCGAACCCTCATATCACCGCTAAGTCCCATTTCTCTCTATTTCCGCCACTTCGCCGCTCTTCCCCCACCACTTCCGCTGTTACAGAAACCACCGGACCCCGCCGCAATCTCCAACCTTATACTTCAATCCAGCCCAGAATCATTATCAGATACCCTTCAAACCCTCACGCAATGGACACCGGACCTCGTCCAAGCTGTACTAAAGCATCTATGGAACCACGGCCCGAAAGCCCTCCAATTTTTCAACCTCCTCGATCACCACCGTTCATATACTCACTCTGCTACAGCCTTCGACCATGCTATTGACATCGCTGCTCGGATGCGCGATTACAAAACCCTGTGGAAACTCGTGACCCGAATGCAGTCTCGGCGGCTCGGCCCGAACCCGAAGACATTCGCTATCATCACTGAGAGGTATGTTTCCGCTGGTAAAGCTGACAAAGCTGTGAATGTTTTCCTGTCTATGCATAAACATGGTTGCCCTCAGGATTTGAATTCTTTTAATGCATTTCTCGACGTGCTATGCAAATCAAAACGGGCCGAGATGGCTCTTAAGCTGTTCAAGATGTTTAGGAGCAGGTTCAAAGCTGACACAATTAGTTATAATACACTTGCGAATGGGTTTTGTTTAATTAAGCGGACACCCAAAGCACaagaaattttgaaagaaatgGTGGAGAGAGGTCTGAATCCGACCATAACCACATATAATATTATGCTTAATGGGTTCTTTAGAGCAGGACAGATTAAGGAAGCTTGGGAATTCTTTTTGCAGATGAAGAAAAGGAAATGTGATATTGATGTTGTGACTTACACTACTTTAGTTCACGGGTTTGGTGTTGCGGGTGAGGTTGAGAAGGCTCAAAAGTTGTTCAATGAGATGGTGGGGGCTGGTATACTTCCCTCTGTTGCAACTTATAATGCTCTGATACAAGTTATGTGTAAGAAAGATAGTGTGGAAAATGCTATTTTAGTGTTCAATGAGATGTTGAGGAAAGGTTATTTGCCGAATGTCACAACTTATAACGCCATTATCAGGGGACTGTGCCATGTCAGTAAAATGGACAATGCTATGGAGTATATGGATAAGATGAAAGAGGATGGGTGTGAACCAAATGTTCAGACTTATAATGTTGTCATCCGATACTATTGTGATGAAGGGGAAATTGAGAAGAGCCTGAGGGTATTTGAGAGGATGAGTAACGGGGATTGTTTACCTAATTTGGATACATACAATATCTTGATAAGTGCAATGTTTGTGAGGAAAAAATCAGATGATTTGTTAGTGGCTGGGAAATTATTGACAGAAATGGTTGACAGAGGATTTCTTCCTCGAAAATTTACCTTCAACCGGGTCCTAAATGGtcttttgcttactggtaatcAAGATTTTGCAAAGGAGATTTTGAGGTTGGTAAGCAAATGTGTCCGTGTCCCTTGCCATTTTAAATTGTGA